In Pochonia chlamydosporia 170 chromosome Unknown PCv3seq00008, whole genome shotgun sequence, the following proteins share a genomic window:
- a CDS encoding Pfs, NACHT and Ankyrin domain protein (similar to Metarhizium acridum CQMa 102 XP_007809590.1), translating to MASDNALDNPDSYTVAWIAALPIERAAAEAMLDEEHEAPTGFTRHQTDANVYTWGRVGEHNIIIASLAAGDYGTTSAAATALSLLASLPSIRVGLFVGIGGGIARPDEDRDIRLGDIVVSQPDGTSGGVCQYDLIKAKPVDKRERKGFLGRPPTVLLNALAKIQGVHERKDSKVPNFLQEMLEKNPKMGKRSKQNPGYAHQGLDNDRLFKASCDHVPGPDCRGCDTAGEVQRDPRDATDPEIHYGIIASGNTLVKDAAARDRIIADIGEDCICFEMEAAGLMNHFPCLVIRGICDYADSHKNDRWQRYASATAAAYAKELLAYVPATEVQETKRALEVLQAVQQQIDGVQQATVATKAVTESIASGLHTHQIKHWLCPPDPSTNAKHARDLRHEGTGAWLLRNPAFQEWCSGSRRHLWLNGLAGCGKTVLSATVLDHLKNGNDRLILYFFFDFSDTTKQPLDGMLRSLAFQLYQGRAGSAGLLDASFRAHQDGRDQPATKTLEDVVCRMLAVQKKISIVLDALDESTTRSELLRWMKNVVSKSELSDVQLICTSRPEPEFMRNIPPLISQENCLALEKESVNADIRSYVAAQLLQPDFRDKHLSLDLLEEIQRKVGDGADGMFRWAFCQLDSLARCPHEVAIEKALASLPRDLKETYQLMMERIPTELKKDAERLLQFLVHLKRPLKLAEAKEVIATQIEDEPRGFDVKRRLFRETDVLNYCPSLVTVVHATDKELHLAHFSVKEYLLGEIQFNITTASTSITITCLTYLTDINGSHDEIKRDFPMARYAAEVWAGHAALAQTSKDAVQATVRFLQNEVTFQRWARLYQPDLPRAYDQGPPRGSRLYYACFLGLVASARDLIGKGAEVNAQGGGHYGNALCAASVGGHRETVQLLLDKGAEVNAQGGDHGNALCAASLGGHQEIVQLLLDKGAEVNAQGGLGNALQAASLGGHRETIQLLLDKRAEVNAQGGRYGNALQAASLGGHRETVQLLLDKGAEVNAQVGLLYGNALQAASLGGHQEIVQLLLDKGAEVNAQGGLGNALQAASMGGHRETVQLLLDKGAEVNAQGGLLYGNALQAALLGGHHEIGKLLLDKGAKVNTQGGRYGNALQAASLGGHREIVKQLQGRGAITSSSKRTGFRTPSNRAKKLRLVSPESSDQTQ from the exons ATGGCATCCGACAACGCTCTGGATAACCCCGACTCCTACACAGTCGCCTGGATCGCTGCTCTTCCCATCGAGCGAGCCGCTGCGGAAGCAATGCTCGATGAGGAACATGAAGCTCCAACTGGTTTCACTAGACACCAAACTGACGCGAACGTTTATACCTGGGGTCGCGTGGGAgagcacaacatcatcattgcCTCTCTTGCCGCTGGAGACTATGGAACTACATCGGCTGCAGCCACGGCCTTAAGCCTGCTTGCCTCTCTGCCATCCATCCGTGTCGGCCTTTTTGTCGGCATAGGCGGCGGCATCGCTCGACCGGACGAGGACCGCGATATCCGGCTTGGCGACATCGTTGTGAGCCAGCCCGATGGGACATCGGGCGGCGTCTGCCAGTACGACTTGATCAAAGCAAAGCCGGTTGACAAGCGTGAGCGCAAGGGCTTCCTCGGGCGGCCTCCGACGGTGCTCCTAAATGCACTTGCCAAAATCCAGGGCGTTCACGAGCGGAAAGACTCCAAGGTTCCCAACTTCCTTCaagagatgctggagaagaacCCGAAGATGGGCAAGAGATCCAAGCAAAATCCTGGCTATGCTCACCAGGGCCTCGACAATGACCGCCTCTTCAAAGCTTCATGCGACCATGTCCCCGGGCCGGACTGCCGGGGCTGTGATACGGCAGGCGAGGTTCAACGTGATCCTCGAGACGCTACTGATCCCGAGATCCACTACGGGATCATCGCATCAGGCAACAcgcttgtcaaagacgcCGCTGCGCGCGATCGGATTATTGCTGACATCGGCGAGGATTGCAtctgctttgagatggaagcggcCGGCCTGATGAACCACTTTCCCTGCCTTGTGATCCGAGGGATCTGCGACTACGCCGATTCTCACAAGAACGATCGATGGCAACGCTACGCCTCAGCTACTGCCGCTGCGTATGCCAAGGAGCTCTTGGCGTACGTGCCGGCCACGGAGGTCCAGGAGACTAAGAGGGCACTGGAAGTGCTTCAGGCGG TTCAGCAACAGATCGATGGCGTGCAGCAGGCGACAGTTGCAACGAAAGCTGTAACTGAATCCATCGCGTCTGGCCTTCATACCCACCAGATCAAGCACTGGCTTTGCCCCCCAGATCCGTCTACAAACGCCAAGCACGCGAGGGACCTCCGTCATGAAGGGACCGGCGCGTGGCTCCTTCGAAACCCGGCCTTCCAGGAGTGGTGCTCGGGATCGCGTCGACATTTATGGTTGAATGGGCTCGCGGGATGCGGAAAGACGGTTCTCAGCGCGACTGTACTGGATCATCTCAAAAACGGAAACGACCGCCTTATCctctacttcttctttgactttAGCGACACGACAAAGCAACCCTTGGATGGCATGCTGCGGTCGCTTGCTTTCCAACTTTACCAAGGCCGGGCTGGTTCTGCAGGTCTTCTTGACGCCTCATTCCGGGCACACCAGGATGGCCGCGACCAACCTGCTACAAAGACGCTGGAGGACGTTGTGTGCAGGATGCTCGCAGTCCAGAAGAAAATCTCTATTGTTCTGGACGCCTTGGACGAGTCGACAACAAGGAGTGAGCTTCTCCGGTGGATGAAGAACGTAGTATCAAAGTCAGAGTTGAGCGACGTCCAGCTGATTTGTACCAGCCGGCCCGAACCTGAGTTCATGCGCAACATCCCCCCGTTGATAAGCCAGGAAAACTGCTTAGCACTTGAGAAGGAGTCCGTCAATGCTGATATCCGATCGTATGTCGCAGCACAGCTTTTACAACCTGATTTTCGGGACAAGCACTTGTCCCTGGATCTCCTCGAGGAGATCCAGAGAAAGGTTGGCGACGGGGCCGACGGGAT GTTCAGGTGGGCGTTCTGTCAGTTGGACAGCCTGGCTCGATGTCCTCACGAGGTAGCCATTGAGAAAGCTCTCGCATCTTTGCCGCGCGACCTGAAAGAGACATACCAACTCATGATGGAACGCATACCGACGGAGCTCAAAAAAGACGCGGAGCGGCTCCTGCAGTTTCTAGTGCACTTGAAGCGACCTCTTAAGCTGGCCGAGGCTAAAGAAGTAATAGCAACACAGATCGAAGACGAGCCACGAGGGTTTGACGTTAAGCGTCGTCTGTTTCGCGAGACCGACGTTTTAAACTACTGTCCCAGCTTAGTGACAGTGGTTCACGCCACCGATAAAGAGCTACACCTTGCCCACTTTTCCGTCAAAGAGTACCTACTGGGGGAGATTCAGTTCAACATTACGACTGCCAGCACTTCCATCACGATAACGTGCCTGACTTACCTCACGGACATTAACGGTAGCCACGACGAAATCAAGCGGGATTTTCCGATGGCAAGATATGCGGCGGAAGTCTGGGCAGGCCATGCTGCGTTGGCTCAGACCTCCAAAGATGCAGTTCAAGCGACAGTCAGGTTCCTACAAAATGAGGTGACGTTCCAACGATGGGCTCGATTGTATCAGCCCGATTTGCCTCGGGCCTATGACCAGGGCCCTCCACGAGGCTCCAGGCTCTACTATGCTTGCTTCCTTGGGCTCGTAGCGTCTGCAAGAGATCTTATCGGCAAGGGAGCGGAGGTGAACGCGCAGGGCGGCGGCCACTACGGCAACGCTCTCTGTGCGGCCTCGGTGGGAGGCCATCGAGAGACTGTCCAGCTGCTCTTAGACAAGGGAGCAGAGGTTAACGCGCAGGGCGGCGACCACGGCAACGCTCTCTGTGCGGCCTCGCTGGGAGGCCATCAAGAGATCgtccagctgctcttggACAAGGGAGCAGAGGTTAACGCGCAGGGCGGCCTCGGCAACGCTCTCCAGGCGGCCTCGCTAGGAGGCCATCGAGAGACTATCCAGCTGCTCTTAGACAAGAGAGCAGAGGTCAACGCGCAGGGCGGCCGCTACGGCAACGCTCTCCAGGCGGCCTCGCTAGGAGGCCATCGAGAGACAGTCCAGCTGCTCTTAGACAAGGGAGCAGAGGTCAACGCGCAGGTCGGCCTGCTCTACGGCAACGCTCTCCAGGCAGCCTCGCTGGGAGGCCATCAAGAGATCgtccagctgctcttggACAAGGGAGCGGAGGTCAACGCGCAGGGCGGCCTCGGCAACGCTCTCCAGGCGGCCTCGATGGGAGGCCATCGAGAGACTGTCCAGCTGCTCTTAGACAAGGGAGCAGAGGTTAACGCGCAGGGCGGCCTGCTCTACGGCAACGCTCTCCAGGCAGCCTTGCTGGGAGGCCATCACGAGATTGGTAAGCTGCTCTTGGACAAGGGAGCAAAGGTCAACACGCAGGGCGGCCGCTACGGCAACGCTCTCCAGGCGGCCTCGCTAGGAGGCCATCGAGAGAttgtcaagcagctccaagGAAGGGGCGCTATtacatcatcttcaaagcGGACTGGCTTTAGGACTCCAAGCAACCGGGCGAAGAAACTTCGTTTAGTGAGCCCTGAATCTTCTGATCAAACTCAATAA
- a CDS encoding NAD(P)-binding Rossmann-fold containing protein (similar to Glarea lozoyensis ATCC 20868 XP_008080439.1), whose protein sequence is MPSVLLTGANGFVAAHIIKALIKANYHITGTVRHGSAGEDIFHLHPEWKEHLDTVVVEDITNEASWDSIFKQTAFDHVVHVAAPLLDNPNNTDYDRDFFKPSVEGNLALLRSVEKNAPSVKSIVVTGSINACTTGAPEELSAGPLTNSTWLAITPEVAREKNNAYISYCSGKKEAELAIWDFMKKHSPKFTVTVFLPALIFGPPIEPLKGGAKGLHFSSGLIYNLFNGTNATVPPTTFPSYIDARDLADAHVKALTEPKVANKRLTIGGQGVTFTEIAHALAKIPELRDRLPSESEENLKVTPARIDAEEGNTALNMTFRSFDETMIDTAKKILELEQTA, encoded by the exons ATGCCATCAGTTCTTCTTACCGGCGCCAATGGCTTTGTAGCCGCTCATATTATCAAGGCTCTCATTAAGGCCAATTATCACATCACAGGAACTGTGCGGCACGGTTCTGCTGGCGAAGACATCTTTCATCTTCACCCAGAGTGGAAAGAACATCTCGACactgtggttgttgaggacATCACGAATGAAGCTAGTTGGGACTCGATCTTCAAGCAAACAGCTTTTGACCAT GTCGTTCATGTGGCCGCGCCTCTTCTTGATAACCCCAACAATACTGATTATGACCGAGACTTCTTCAAGCCAAGTGTCGAAGG AAACCTAGCTCTTCTCCGCTCTGTGGAAAAGAATGCACCGTCCGTCAAGTCTATTGTCGTTACCGGCTCCATTAATGCTTGTACCACAGGCGCACCTGAAGAGTTGTCTGCCGGTCCTCTCACCAATTCAACCTGGCTTGCCATCACTCCAGAGGTGGCGCGTGAAAAGAACAACGCCTACATTTCTTACTGCTCCGGCAAGAAGGAAGCCGAGTTGGCAATCTGGGACTTTATGAAAAAGCACTCACCCAAATTCACCGTCACTGTCTTCCTTCCAGCACTCATCTTTGGTCCGCCAATCGAGCCGTTGAAAGGCGGCGCCAAGGGTTTGCACTTCAGCAGTGGCCTGATATACAACCTCTTCAATGGAACAAATGCAACCGTGCCCCCGACAACTTTTCCGAGCTATATTGACGCTCGGGATCTCGCGGATGCGCACGTCAAGGCGCTCACCGAGCCAAAGGTCGCTAACAAGAGGTTGACAATTGGTGGCCAAGGAGTCACTTTTACTGAGATTGCCCATGCCCTTGCAAAGATTCCGGAGCTTCGTGACCGTTTGCCTTCTGAAAGCGAAGAGAACCTCAAGGTTACGCCTGCCAGGATTGATGCAGAGGAGGGTAATACGGCGCTGAATATGACTTTCAGAAGCTTTGATGAGACGATGATTgacacagccaagaagatcCTGGAGCTTGAGCAGACAGCCTAA
- a CDS encoding antibiotic biosynthesis monooxygenase domain-containing protein, translating to MFSSINLPERGFSLHVNITIDPSNVDAFLAAFRPVYEAVVAEPDCSFFEVFYSLDEPGVFRFVENWNKSREWFLENQLTKEYYKPYLDITEPMWIKPRTFNFFGRSSKEWTTVKEGNF from the exons ATGTTCTCTTCAATAAATCTTCCTGAGCGGGGTTTCAGTCTACACGTTAACATAACAATTGACCCTTCCAATGTTGATGCCTTTCTTGCTGCCTTCCGACCAGTTTACGAAGCCGTAGTTGCCGAGCCGGACTGCAGCTTCTTTGAGGTTTTCTATTCCCTCGACGAGCCAGGTGTATTCCGATTTGTAGAAAATTGGAACAAAAGCCGGGAGTGGTTTCTCGAG AACCAACTCACCAAGGAGTATTATAAGCCGTATTTGGATATCACTGAGCCCATGTGGATTAAACCGCGCACATTTAATTTCTTTGGCCGAAGCTCCAAGGAGTGGACAACTGTAAAAGAGGGCAATTTTTGA
- a CDS encoding secreted aspartic proteinase (similar to Metarhizium acridum CQMa 102 XP_007812053.1) codes for MRLSESSFLLFASHALATPQSTTNKPVVQDGILQLALSTVPIEKELNTTSLNKRQVSAPVDKFKFAGPRPLAALGIELQIGTPAQKVLVEPDTGSSKLWIPGPLPGLPRKDTESTFFFRTESSSAKDLNQQETSSYASETVVLNMVTDELSIGGISMGPIKFGVGDLTNPSTRLGRVVGTMGLLPPTDAKSNEDFILKKLLDKKLVKSRAFSIALRNKGQGALTFGGYDTSKFSGPLEKFAIQPTPAKHYIVEIQSVLFSDGKGGNQLVLDKQNVAGKPLAMGLDSGSPAFQLPTALSEVVAQKTGGTLKNAFLTFPCAVVDAKAAIDFKMTDKTTISIPLLDFVMSKLDNDKTCKLAVQFGGKLPADLWIGGHFLRRALVVYDPDNSNMYVARGADCGSSLVAIDGNMPTDVVLGKCPEEAPDFKGQGDKSPSPVPPVNAADVQVIAEPRVDKETNV; via the exons ATGCGTCTATCGGAATCTTCGTTCCTTTTGTTTGCATCGCACGCGTTGGCGACGCCTCAAAGCACAACGAACAAACCCGTCGTCCAAGATGGCATCCTGCAGCTGGCTTTATCCACTGTCCCGATTGAGAAAGAACTCAATACCACAAGCTTAAACAAGCGTCAAGTCTCTGCTCCTGTTGACAAGTTCAAATTTGCTGGACCAAGACCGCTCGCGGCTCTGGGCATCGAGTTGCAGATTGGGACACCGGCCCAAAAGGTCCTCGTGGAACCAGACACTGGATCCTCAAAACTCTGGATTCCAGGGCCGCTACCTGGTCTACCTCGCAAGGATACGGAGTCTACTTTCTTTTTTAGGACTGAGAGCAGCTCCGCAAAAGATCTGAACCAACAGGAGACGTCTAGTTATGCAAGTGAAACAGTCGTCTTGAACATGGTTACTGATGAACTTTCCATCGGAG GCATATCCATGGGTCCGATTAAATTCGGTGTTGGCGATTTGACCAATCCATCAACACGCTTGGGACGAGTTGTCGGCACAATGGGTCTACTTCCACCGACCGATGCCAAGAGTAATGAAGACTTTATTCTCAAAAAGCTGTTGGATAAGAAACTGGTAAAGAGTCGAGCCTTTAGCATTGCTCTTCGCAACAAGGGCCAAGGAGCTCTGACCTTTGGCGGATATGACACCAGCAAATTCTCCGGACCGCTTGAGAAGTTTGCCATACAGCCAACCCCGGCAAAACA CTATATTGTCGAAATTCAGTCCGTATTATTCAGCGATGGTAAGGGCGGGAATCAACTCGTGTTGGACAAGCAGAACGTCGCAGGCAAACCGTTGGCCATGGGTCTGGATTCCGGAAGCCCAGCTTTCCAACTTCCCACAGCTTTATCCGAAGTGGTTGCTCAAAAGACGGGAGGGACCTTGAAAAATGCGTTCCTCACCTTCCCGTGCGCTGTAGTTGACGCCAAAGCTGCTATAGATTTCAAAATGACCGacaaaaccaccatctcTATTCCTCTTTTGGATTTCGTCATGAGCAAACTTGATAATGACAAAACTTGCAAGCTGGCGGTCCAATTCGGCGGTAAATTACCTGCAG ATCTTTGGATTGGCGGTCACTTTTTGCGCAGAGCTCTCGTTGTGTATGATCCCGATAACAGCAACATGTACGTTGCTCGAGGGGCGGATTGTGGCTCGAGTCTGGTCGCGATTGATGGCAACATGCCCACCGATGTGGTACTTGGCAAGTGTCCGGAAGAGGCTCCAGACTTTAAAGGACAAGGGGACAAATCTCCAAGCCCAGTGCCGCCAGTTAATGCGGCTGATGTCCAAGTCATTGCTGAGCCTCGTGTTGATAAGGAGACTAATGTTTGA
- a CDS encoding amino acid permease (similar to Neosartorya fischeri NRRL 181 XP_001259214.1): MTSNETKRPASGASQPVSSVRERDDAQLQRMGKKPVLKRNFGILSIIGFSCTILGTWEGLLGTFTSPLTNGGSGGAIYAYIFGWIGTFANFVVLAELASMAPTAGGQYHWAAMLAPAKYMKFISFVTGWFAVLGWQTAFAASAFLTGSMIQGAAILGNDAYNALPWQATLICWCSLTLALAINLVGGKLLPRAETFLLVVHIAGFFAILIPLVVMAKHNTKEQVFLSFQNGGGFKTQGLSWFVGMTTCAFAFGGADGAVHMAEEIENASRVLPQALMISVGLNGCLGFGILTAMLFCASPDLGGKLGKVTGYPYMGIFLEATNSVSGSLAMSAIVIVIYVLAMMGLLAASSRQLWSFSRDRGVPGWRWLSRVSTSRHLPVHAILVSVTISWLLAIIRIGSDVAMEDIVSMAISGIYLSYLVVTILLFIRRVRGDISLSNDRDDEIINVPGAKLVWGPFRCPGILGIIINGYAIIYITIIVFFSFWPSKMDPKIAEMNWSILAIGGAMFLAILYYVFRARHIYAGPVVEISL; the protein is encoded by the exons ATGACGTCTAATGAGACGAAGCGGCCAGCCTCTGGGGCGTCGCAGCCTGTGTCTTCTGTGCGCGAACGCGACGATGCGCAGCTACAGCGAATGGGGAAGAAGCCCGTACTGAAG CGAAATTTCGGAatcctctccatcatcggcTTCAGTTGCACCATTCTCGGTACCTGGGAAGGCCTGCTTGG GACCTTCACGAGCCCTCTTACAAA TGGCGGCTCTGGCGGTGCCATCTACGCCTACATCTTCGGCTGGATAGGCACGTTTGCTAATTTCGTAGTCTTGGCCGAACTGGCATCAAT GGCTCCTACGGCAGGAGGTCAGTACCATTGGGCAGCTATGCTGGCCCCAGCCAAATACATGAAGTTCATTAGTTTTGTCACAG GCTGGTTTGCGGTCCTCGGATGGCAAACCGCCTTTGCCGCAAGCGCCTTCTTGACAGGAAGCATGATCCAAGGTGCAGCAATCCTAGGAAACGATGCGTATAATGCCCTACCCTGGCAAGCGACATTGATATGCTGGTGTTCACTCACTTTAGCACTGGCTATCAACCTGGTTGGCGGCAAGCTTCTCCCACGAGCTGAGACGTTTCTCTTGGTTGTGCACATCGCGGGCTTCTTCGCCATCCTGATTCCCCTCGTCGTAATGGCAAAACATAATACAAAGGAGCAAGTGTTTCTGTCTTTTCAGAACGGAGGAGGCTTCAAGACGCAGGGGCTATCTTGGTTTGTTGGCATGACTACTTGTGCTTTTGCCTTTGGCGGAGCTGATGGCGCCGTTCAT ATGGCAGAAGAGATTGAAAATGCATCTAGGGTCCTTCCACAGGCCCTCATGATTAGTGTTGGGCTGAATGGCTGCCTTGGATTCGGCATCTTGACTGCCATGTTGTTTTGCGCCAGCCCGGATCTGGGCGGGAAGTTAGGCAAAGTCACTGGCTATCCCTACATGGGCATCTTTTTGGAAGCAACCAACTCCGTATCAGGCTCACTTGCCATGTCTGCtatcgtcatcgtcatttATGTCCTCGCCATGATGGGTCTACTGGCCGCCTCCTCTCGCCAGCTATGGTCCTTCTCTCGAGATAGGGGTGTTCCcggatggagatggttgagTCGG GTTTCCACATCCCGGCATTTGCCAGTCCACGCCATCTTAGTCTCAGTGACTATCTCCTGGCTATTGGCCATCATCAGGATCGGCTCCGACGTCGCCATGGAGGATATCGTGTCTATGGCAATATCAGGCATCTACTTATCCTACCTCGTAGTCACGATACTACTTTTCATCCGCCGGGTCCGTGGCGACATCTCCCTTTCTAACGACAGGGACGACGAGATTATCAACGTTCCAGGTGCGAAGCTCGTCTGGGGTCCCTTCCGCTGCCCTGGAATATTAGGTATCATAATCAACGGTTACGCAATCATCTATATaaccatcatcgtcttctttAGCTTCTGGCCATCCAAGATGGATCCGAAGATTGCAGAAATGAACTGGAGTATCTTGGCTATCGGCGGTGCCATGTTTTTGGCTATTCTATACTACGTATTCCGTGCTCGCCACATCTACGCAGGTCCCGTCGTGGAAATCTCGTTATAA